A part of Procambarus clarkii isolate CNS0578487 chromosome 21, FALCON_Pclarkii_2.0, whole genome shotgun sequence genomic DNA contains:
- the LOC138367315 gene encoding putative uncharacterized protein ENSP00000383309 → MTLLHPTFTITLLHPTFTITLLHPTFTITLLHPTFTITLLHPTFTITLLHPTFTITLLHPHLHNHIPTPHLHNHSYTPPTQSHSYTPPSQSHSYTPPSQSLSYTPPSQSLSYTPPSQSHSYTPPSQSHSYTPPSQSLSYTPPSQSLSYTPPSQSHSYTPPSQSLSYTPPSQSHSYTPTFTITLLHPTFTITLLHPTFTITLLHPTFTITLLVLS, encoded by the coding sequence ATGACACTCCTACATCCCACCTTCACAATCACACTCCTACACCCCACCTTCACAATCACACTCCTACATCCCACCTTCACAATCACACTCCTACACCCCACCTTCACAATCACACTCCTACACCCCACCTTCACAATCACACTCCTACACCCCACCTTCACAATCACACTCCTACACCCTCACCTTCACAATCACATTCCTACACCCCACCTTCACAATCACTCCTACACCCCACCTACACAATCACACTCCTACACCCCACCTTCACAATCACACTCCTACACCCCACCTTCACaatcactctcctacaccccaccTTCACAATCTCTCTCCTACACCCCACCTTCACAATCACACTCCTACACCCCACCTTCACAATCACACTCCTACACCCCACCTTCACaatcactctcctacaccccaccttcacaatcactctcctacaccccaccTTCACAATCACACTCCTACACCCCACCTTCACaatcactctcctacaccccaccTTCACAATCACACTCCTACACCCCCACCTTCACAATCACACTCCTACACCCCACCTTCACAATCACACTCCTACACCCCACCTTCACAATCACACTCCTACACCCCACCTTCACAATCACTCTCCTTGTTTTGAGCTGA